A portion of the Acidihalobacter yilgarnensis genome contains these proteins:
- a CDS encoding tyrosine-type recombinase/integrase: protein MGGLPWQYVFPVGSYSLDTCNGVEWCQRIDAKLLQRAMKKAVRVAGIVKWAAPHTLRHFFVTHLPERGQDIRTIQELLGHKDVATTMIYTPVMNKGGRSVGSPLNM from the coding sequence GCAGTATGTGTTTCCCGTGGGGAGTTATTCGCTGGATACGTGCAACGGCGTCGAATGGTGTCAGCGCATCGATGCGAAATTGTTGCAGCGTGCAATGAAAAAAGCGGTGCGGGTTGCGGGTATCGTCAAGTGGGCCGCACCGCATACACTACGCCACTTCTTTGTCACGCATTTGCCAGAGCGCGGGCAGGATATCCGCACTATTCAAGAATTGCTCGGTCACAAGGATGTGGCTACGACGATGATCTATACCCCTGTCATGAACAAAGGCGGGCGTAGCGTGGGTAGCCCTTTGAATATGTAA
- the ispF gene encoding 2-C-methyl-D-erythritol 2,4-cyclodiphosphate synthase produces MADIRIGHGYDVHAFEAGDYLMLGGVRVPHDRAFKAHSDGDVLIHALCDALIGAAALGDIGRHFPDTDPRYAGADSRALLRAVLQKLVERGWRVGNVDCTVIAQMPKLAPHIEAMRTHLAADLAIEPERVNVKATTTERLGFTGREEGVAAHAVVLIERG; encoded by the coding sequence ATGGCGGATATTCGCATCGGCCACGGTTACGACGTTCACGCCTTCGAAGCGGGTGATTACCTGATGCTCGGCGGGGTGCGCGTGCCGCACGACCGGGCGTTCAAGGCGCATTCGGACGGCGACGTGCTGATCCACGCGCTGTGCGATGCGTTGATCGGTGCGGCGGCGCTGGGCGACATCGGGCGACACTTCCCGGATACGGACCCGCGCTACGCGGGGGCGGATAGCCGCGCGCTGCTACGGGCGGTACTGCAGAAGTTGGTGGAGCGCGGCTGGCGCGTGGGCAACGTGGATTGCACGGTGATCGCGCAGATGCCGAAGCTGGCGCCACACATTGAGGCGATGCGCACCCACTTGGCAGCGGATCTGGCGATCGAGCCCGAGCGGGTGAACGTGAAGGCAACGACAACCGAGCGACTGGGCTTCACCGGCCGCGAGGAGGGCGTGGCAGCGCATGCGGTGGTGCTGATCGAGCGGGGCTGA
- the glyA gene encoding serine hydroxymethyltransferase, protein MFSIHMGIAGYDDELWSSIEGEARRQEEYIELIASENYASPRVLEAQGSVLTNKYAEGYPGKRYYGGCEFVDIAEQLAIDRAKQLFGADYANVQPHSGSQANGAVYMALLNPGDTVLGMSLAHGGHLTHGAKVSFSGKTYHAVQYGIDVLTGEIDYDEVRRLALEHRPRMIVAGFSAYSRIVNWQRFRDIADEVGAYLMVDMAHVAGLVAAGVYPSPVGIADVTTSTTHKTLRGPRGGLILAKANPEIEKKLNSAIFPGTQGGPLMHVIAAKAVAFKEALEPGFKDYQKQVVVNARAMAKVFIERGYDVVSGGTDNHLFLLSLITRGLTGKDAEAALERAHITVNKNAVPNDPQKPFVTSGLRIGTPAATTRGFGEAECASLAGWMCDVLDNLGDESVEASVREQAMALCRRFPVYGE, encoded by the coding sequence ATGTTTTCGATTCATATGGGTATTGCCGGATACGACGACGAGCTGTGGAGCTCCATCGAGGGCGAAGCCCGGCGGCAGGAAGAATATATTGAGCTGATCGCCTCGGAGAACTACGCAAGCCCCCGCGTGCTCGAGGCGCAGGGTTCGGTGCTCACCAATAAATACGCCGAAGGCTATCCGGGCAAGCGCTATTACGGCGGCTGCGAGTTCGTGGACATCGCAGAACAGCTCGCCATCGACCGCGCCAAGCAGCTCTTCGGCGCCGATTACGCCAACGTGCAGCCGCACTCCGGCTCGCAGGCCAACGGCGCGGTCTACATGGCGCTGCTCAACCCCGGCGACACGGTGCTCGGCATGAGCCTCGCCCACGGCGGGCATTTGACCCACGGTGCCAAGGTCAGTTTCTCGGGCAAGACTTACCACGCGGTGCAATACGGCATCGATGTCCTGACCGGTGAGATCGATTACGACGAGGTACGCCGTTTGGCGCTAGAGCACCGTCCGCGCATGATCGTAGCCGGCTTCTCAGCCTATTCGCGCATCGTCAACTGGCAACGTTTCCGCGATATCGCCGACGAGGTGGGTGCCTACCTGATGGTCGACATGGCCCACGTCGCTGGGCTGGTCGCTGCGGGCGTGTATCCCAGCCCGGTTGGGATCGCCGACGTGACCACATCGACCACGCACAAGACCCTGCGCGGCCCGCGCGGCGGCCTGATCTTGGCCAAAGCAAACCCAGAGATCGAGAAGAAGCTCAATTCCGCGATCTTCCCCGGCACCCAGGGCGGACCGCTGATGCACGTGATCGCGGCCAAGGCGGTGGCCTTCAAGGAGGCGCTGGAACCCGGATTCAAGGACTATCAGAAGCAGGTCGTGGTGAATGCGCGGGCGATGGCGAAGGTGTTCATCGAGCGCGGCTATGACGTCGTCTCCGGCGGCACCGACAACCATCTGTTCCTGCTCAGCCTGATTACCCGAGGGCTGACCGGCAAGGATGCAGAGGCGGCACTGGAGCGTGCGCATATCACGGTGAACAAAAACGCGGTGCCCAACGATCCGCAGAAGCCTTTCGTCACCAGCGGCCTGCGCATCGGCACCCCGGCGGCGACCACGCGCGGTTTCGGCGAGGCGGAATGCGCATCGTTGGCCGGCTGGATGTGCGACGTACTCGATAACCTCGGAGATGAGTCGGTCGAGGCCTCGGTGCGTGAGCAGGCGATGGCGCTGTGCCGTCGCTTCCCGGTGTACGGCGAATAA
- the nrdR gene encoding transcriptional regulator NrdR, whose amino-acid sequence MRCPFCQHPDTRVIDSRLSNEGDQVRRRRECVACSERFTTYETAELNLPRVIKRGGAREPFSETKLRGGMLHALEKRPVPTELVEAAINRIKRHVLAQGEREVDAQRIGDWVMDELRALDEVAYVRFASVYMSFEDVTAFREVIERLEREPPPAAREDQMPLLEADDRPLGGG is encoded by the coding sequence GTGCGCTGCCCCTTCTGCCAGCACCCCGACACTCGGGTGATTGATTCACGGTTGTCGAATGAAGGCGACCAGGTGCGTCGTCGCCGCGAGTGTGTGGCCTGCAGCGAGCGTTTCACCACCTATGAAACCGCGGAGCTGAACCTGCCGCGCGTGATCAAGCGCGGCGGCGCGCGAGAGCCATTCAGCGAGACCAAGTTGCGCGGTGGCATGCTGCATGCGCTGGAAAAGCGTCCGGTGCCGACCGAGCTGGTTGAGGCGGCGATCAACCGCATCAAACGCCACGTACTCGCGCAGGGCGAGCGCGAGGTGGACGCCCAACGCATCGGCGATTGGGTGATGGACGAATTGCGCGCGCTCGACGAGGTTGCCTACGTGCGCTTTGCTTCCGTTTATATGAGCTTCGAGGATGTCACGGCCTTCCGCGAGGTGATTGAACGGCTGGAGCGCGAGCCGCCACCTGCGGCGCGCGAGGATCAGATGCCATTGCTGGAAGCGGACGATCGGCCACTGGGCGGCGGCTGA
- the ribD gene encoding bifunctional diaminohydroxyphosphoribosylaminopyrimidine deaminase/5-amino-6-(5-phosphoribosylamino)uracil reductase RibD produces the protein MPFTPADAEYMSRALRLARRGLYTTHPNPRVGCVLVRDGVVVGEGFHARAGEPHAEAHALRIAGSQARGATAYVSLEPCCHHGRTPPCADALIEAGVTRVVAAMRDPNPLVAGRGLAQLSAAGIEVSSGLLESSAQAINPGFINRMTRGVPWVRVKSAMSLDACTALATGESRWITGAAARQDVQRWRARADAVLTGVDTVLADDPSLNVRLEAADLGIDGIVAQPLRVILDSDLRVSPEARLFRLPGQVLVIAAEGRVSPATRKTLESRGAEVASVPAAKVGRGLDLPEVLRLLARRGINEIHVEAGATLAGALVREGLADELVIYVAPHLLGGGARAVFALPALESIGERTHLEISQARRVGDDWRLIAQLQRD, from the coding sequence ATGCCCTTCACACCTGCCGATGCTGAATACATGAGCCGGGCGCTGCGCTTGGCGCGGCGAGGCCTATATACCACCCACCCGAACCCGCGTGTCGGCTGCGTGCTGGTGCGCGACGGAGTCGTGGTCGGGGAGGGTTTTCACGCACGTGCAGGCGAACCGCATGCGGAGGCGCATGCCTTGCGCATCGCCGGTTCGCAGGCGCGCGGCGCCACGGCCTATGTGTCGCTGGAACCCTGCTGTCATCACGGGCGTACACCGCCCTGCGCGGACGCGTTGATCGAGGCGGGGGTGACGCGTGTGGTTGCGGCCATGCGTGATCCGAATCCATTGGTCGCCGGGCGTGGGCTCGCACAGCTGTCGGCAGCCGGTATCGAAGTGTCCAGCGGGTTGCTGGAAAGCTCGGCGCAGGCAATCAACCCTGGCTTTATTAATCGCATGACGCGCGGCGTGCCCTGGGTGCGCGTGAAGAGCGCGATGAGTCTGGATGCCTGCACCGCGCTCGCCACTGGCGAGAGCCGCTGGATCACTGGCGCCGCCGCGCGCCAGGACGTGCAGCGTTGGCGCGCGCGGGCGGATGCGGTGCTCACTGGCGTCGACACGGTGCTGGCCGACGATCCGAGCCTGAATGTGCGCCTCGAAGCCGCCGACTTGGGCATCGACGGGATCGTGGCGCAGCCGTTGCGGGTGATACTCGACAGCGATCTGCGCGTGTCGCCCGAGGCCCGATTGTTTCGCCTGCCGGGACAAGTGCTGGTGATCGCCGCGGAGGGCCGGGTGTCGCCGGCGACACGGAAAACCCTGGAGTCGCGCGGGGCCGAGGTCGCCAGCGTCCCGGCGGCGAAGGTCGGGCGGGGTCTGGATTTGCCCGAGGTGCTGCGTCTGCTCGCACGGCGCGGTATCAACGAGATACACGTGGAGGCGGGCGCCACGCTGGCCGGTGCGCTGGTCCGGGAAGGCTTGGCGGACGAACTGGTGATTTACGTTGCGCCGCACCTGCTGGGGGGCGGTGCGCGTGCGGTATTCGCCCTGCCGGCGCTTGAATCCATAGGTGAACGGACGCATCTGGAAATCTCCCAGGCACGCCGTGTCGGTGACGACTGGCGTTTGATTGCCCAACTGCAAAGAGACTGA
- a CDS encoding riboflavin synthase: MFTGIIEAVGSLRRVTPRGGDARLVIDVAGLDLTDASVGDSIAVNGVCLTAVELQSGAFAADVSAETLSRSTLGALGVGASLNLELAMRPTTRLGGHLVSGHVDGVGEIVERRADARSVRFVLRAPDRLARYIAEKGSICVDGISLTVNDVDGARFDINIVPHTLEKTTLGQARVGQSVNLEVDVIARYLERLLLGDGAAREGGAITRELLARHGYLTDTD; encoded by the coding sequence ATGTTCACAGGCATTATCGAAGCGGTCGGCTCGCTGCGCCGTGTGACGCCGCGCGGCGGCGATGCTCGCCTGGTCATCGACGTGGCTGGGCTGGACCTTACCGACGCGTCGGTCGGCGACAGCATCGCGGTCAACGGCGTCTGTCTGACGGCTGTCGAGTTGCAATCGGGGGCCTTCGCGGCCGACGTTTCGGCCGAGACATTGTCACGCAGCACCCTGGGTGCGCTCGGTGTGGGCGCGTCGCTCAATCTGGAATTGGCGATGAGGCCCACGACACGACTTGGCGGGCATTTGGTCAGCGGCCACGTCGATGGTGTGGGCGAGATCGTCGAGCGTCGCGCCGATGCGCGCTCGGTACGCTTTGTGTTGCGCGCACCGGACCGACTTGCACGCTATATCGCGGAAAAAGGCTCAATCTGCGTCGATGGCATCAGCCTGACCGTGAATGACGTGGATGGTGCGCGCTTCGACATCAATATCGTCCCGCATACGCTGGAAAAGACCACCCTCGGACAGGCCCGTGTCGGTCAGTCGGTGAACCTGGAGGTGGATGTCATCGCACGTTACCTGGAACGACTGCTACTGGGCGATGGCGCGGCCCGAGAGGGTGGCGCCATCACGCGCGAATTACTGGCCAGACATGGCTATCTGACGGACACGGACTGA
- the ribBA gene encoding bifunctional 3,4-dihydroxy-2-butanone-4-phosphate synthase/GTP cyclohydrolase II, translating to MALNSIDEILDDLRQGKMVVIMDDEDRENEGDLLMVASLVRPEDINFMARYGRGLICLPMTRERCRQLNLPLMVASTGDQHGTNFTLSIEAAEGVTTGISAYDRAHTVRMAVAPNAQPLDIVQPGHIFPLMAQPGGVLTRAGHTEAGVDLARLAGFEPAAVIVEVLNEDGSMARRPDLERIAAEHGLKIGTIEDLIRYRLANEHTIERVAETAVETEFGEFTLTAYQELGSRAVHMALSRGSIHPDESTLVRVHVTDAINDRIPFTTSPLGWPLRDALRRVGTEGGVVVVLCHPEDPREMVKRIRSLGLQGVDTASTEEKPATPQELRTYGIGAQILRDLGVRRMCLLSAPKRMHGLGGFGLEVTEYVGA from the coding sequence ATGGCCCTGAATAGTATCGATGAAATCCTGGACGACCTGCGCCAGGGCAAAATGGTCGTCATCATGGACGACGAGGATCGCGAGAACGAGGGCGATTTGCTGATGGTGGCTTCGCTGGTGCGACCGGAAGACATCAACTTCATGGCGCGTTATGGTCGCGGGCTGATCTGCCTACCGATGACGCGCGAGCGTTGCCGGCAACTCAACCTGCCGCTGATGGTGGCGAGCACGGGTGACCAGCACGGCACCAATTTCACCTTGTCCATTGAGGCCGCCGAGGGCGTGACCACCGGTATCTCGGCCTATGATCGTGCGCATACCGTACGCATGGCCGTAGCGCCTAACGCGCAACCCCTGGACATCGTGCAGCCGGGCCACATCTTTCCGCTGATGGCGCAGCCCGGCGGTGTGCTAACCCGTGCCGGGCACACCGAGGCGGGCGTGGATCTCGCGCGTCTGGCCGGTTTCGAGCCGGCGGCAGTGATCGTCGAAGTGCTCAACGAGGACGGCAGCATGGCACGCCGCCCGGACCTCGAACGCATTGCGGCCGAACACGGCCTCAAAATCGGTACCATCGAGGATCTGATCCGTTATCGTCTGGCGAACGAACACACCATCGAGCGCGTCGCCGAGACGGCAGTAGAGACCGAATTCGGCGAATTCACGCTGACGGCCTATCAGGAGTTGGGCAGCCGTGCCGTGCACATGGCATTGAGCCGAGGCAGCATTCATCCCGACGAATCGACGCTGGTGCGCGTGCATGTGACCGACGCCATCAACGACCGCATCCCATTCACCACCTCGCCATTGGGTTGGCCGCTGCGCGACGCACTGCGGCGGGTGGGTACTGAGGGCGGTGTGGTGGTTGTGTTGTGTCATCCAGAAGATCCGCGCGAAATGGTCAAGCGTATTCGCAGTCTTGGCCTACAGGGGGTCGATACCGCGTCGACAGAGGAGAAGCCAGCTACTCCGCAGGAGTTGCGGACCTATGGCATCGGTGCGCAGATATTGCGCGATCTGGGTGTCAGGCGCATGTGTCTGCTGAGTGCGCCCAAGCGCATGCATGGCCTTGGCGGCTTCGGTCTGGAAGTGACGGAATATGTCGGCGCCTGA
- a CDS encoding alginate export family protein, with the protein MPGIKTTEIIMKKLLIKTYIASGSLALCAFGGWFQQCQAATDAMMSAGTLDLNVRPRYEQLKQHGKQQANAQTIRTLLGYQTGAFHHWYANLQFIDVSSLDTQYNSVLNKNAAYSVIPDPQATAINQAFVGYQGLDHTSVKIGRQIIILGDARFVGNVGFRQNMQTYDAATIENTAIPGLDLFAGYSWRIKNIFNQLVPMKTTLADLSYEVLPGNRMGIYGYWYANTSPHPVTGQAGCYLPGGPDACNSGIVGASWHGEATLAPDTHLLYTAAYAKQLPYHGGPAAINAEYTHLAAGLNWQALTGRFSYMLMSSNSNGTYGFQTPLATKHAYNGWAEIFLTTPITGLKSYEYTLAAKIGKANLMADYYRFSAARGSLHYGDEVDLSLTGKLLKNVSGGIQYADYRADKFAVNTQAAWAYLDYNFRT; encoded by the coding sequence TTGCCTGGAATCAAGACCACGGAAATCATTATGAAAAAATTATTAATCAAAACTTATATTGCAAGCGGATCACTTGCGCTCTGTGCATTTGGAGGATGGTTTCAGCAATGCCAAGCGGCCACTGACGCCATGATGTCAGCCGGCACGCTGGATCTGAACGTCAGGCCGCGCTACGAACAACTCAAACAACACGGCAAGCAGCAGGCAAATGCACAGACGATTCGCACACTACTCGGCTATCAAACCGGAGCGTTCCATCATTGGTATGCCAATCTTCAATTTATCGATGTCAGCAGCCTCGACACCCAGTACAACAGTGTCCTCAATAAAAATGCCGCTTATTCCGTCATTCCGGACCCACAGGCCACGGCGATCAATCAAGCCTTCGTAGGCTATCAAGGCCTCGATCACACCAGCGTCAAAATTGGCAGACAAATCATAATCTTGGGAGACGCCCGCTTTGTCGGCAATGTTGGCTTCAGACAAAACATGCAAACCTACGATGCCGCAACGATCGAAAACACCGCAATTCCAGGCCTGGATCTCTTCGCTGGATATAGCTGGCGCATCAAGAATATCTTCAATCAGCTCGTGCCCATGAAAACCACGCTCGCGGACCTCAGTTACGAAGTACTACCCGGCAATCGCATGGGTATTTACGGTTATTGGTATGCGAATACATCGCCGCATCCAGTCACCGGGCAGGCGGGCTGTTATCTACCTGGCGGACCGGATGCTTGCAACAGCGGCATCGTCGGTGCTAGCTGGCATGGGGAGGCCACGCTCGCCCCAGATACCCATTTGCTATATACCGCCGCCTACGCAAAACAACTGCCTTATCATGGCGGTCCCGCAGCGATCAATGCGGAATATACCCATCTGGCAGCCGGCCTGAACTGGCAGGCATTGACCGGCCGGTTTTCCTATATGTTGATGAGCAGTAATTCGAATGGGACTTACGGCTTTCAGACGCCGCTGGCTACCAAGCACGCCTATAACGGCTGGGCTGAAATATTTCTCACCACTCCAATAACCGGCCTAAAAAGTTACGAGTACACCCTGGCGGCGAAAATCGGCAAGGCGAACCTCATGGCCGATTATTATCGTTTCAGCGCAGCGCGCGGCAGCCTCCATTACGGAGACGAGGTCGACCTATCGCTCACGGGGAAATTGCTCAAGAATGTTTCCGGCGGTATTCAGTATGCCGATTACCGTGCCGATAAATTCGCGGTCAACACCCAGGCTGCTTGGGCCTATCTGGATTATAACTTCCGGACTTGA
- the moeA gene encoding molybdopterin molybdotransferase MoeA: MNARPTSPSSCQNPQDDALPFEEARDRILAAVRPLEAAERLPLRTALGRVLAHDVVSAIDVPPYTNSAMDGYALRAADLPSHTTQNISLRLAGQSLAGVGYRAEIAPGECVRITTGALLPPGADTVVIQEDVTVSEGRVTIGSGHRAGQNIRLAGEDLARGAVALPRGHRLNPADLGLLASLGCPEIDALRRPRVAFLSTGDELRGLGRPLGEGEIHDSNRYTLFGALTRLGVDVHDLGVVPDRPDALREAFSTAAATHDVVISTGGVSVGDADHTREVLATLGTIGFWRIAIRPGRPLAFGHIGDTLFFGLPGNPVAVMVTFYQLVQPALVRLSGATPNPRRQLRARALEPMRKRRGRTEFLRGQIETGGDGEIGVHLTGAQGSGVLRSMSLADCFVILDNDRGPVDTGEWVMVEPFCDFV, translated from the coding sequence ATGAACGCCCGCCCGACCTCACCGTCCAGCTGCCAGAACCCGCAGGACGATGCCCTGCCCTTCGAGGAAGCGCGTGATCGCATCCTCGCTGCAGTTCGCCCACTCGAAGCCGCCGAACGCCTGCCGCTACGCACCGCGCTCGGCCGCGTACTGGCACACGATGTCGTCAGCGCAATCGACGTTCCGCCGTACACCAATTCCGCGATGGACGGTTACGCCCTGCGCGCCGCCGACCTGCCATCACACACGACGCAGAACATCTCCTTGCGCCTCGCTGGCCAATCCCTTGCCGGCGTGGGCTATCGCGCCGAAATTGCGCCCGGTGAATGCGTGCGCATCACCACCGGCGCCCTACTGCCGCCGGGCGCCGACACCGTGGTCATTCAAGAAGACGTCACCGTGAGCGAAGGACGCGTGACCATCGGCAGCGGGCACCGAGCCGGACAGAACATCCGCCTGGCCGGCGAGGATCTGGCGCGCGGCGCAGTCGCGCTACCGCGTGGACATCGCCTGAATCCCGCCGATCTCGGCCTACTTGCCTCACTCGGCTGCCCCGAAATCGACGCGCTGCGCCGCCCGCGTGTGGCCTTCCTGTCCACCGGGGACGAGCTGCGCGGCCTCGGCCGTCCGCTCGGCGAAGGCGAAATCCACGACAGCAATCGCTACACCCTGTTCGGCGCCCTGACGCGTCTCGGCGTGGACGTGCATGATCTGGGTGTCGTGCCGGACCGGCCTGATGCCCTGCGCGAAGCCTTCTCGACGGCCGCCGCCACGCATGACGTCGTGATCAGCACCGGCGGCGTCTCCGTCGGCGACGCGGACCATACCCGTGAGGTACTGGCCACACTGGGCACGATAGGATTCTGGCGCATCGCCATCCGCCCCGGTCGGCCACTGGCCTTCGGACACATCGGCGACACCTTGTTCTTCGGCTTGCCCGGCAACCCGGTGGCGGTGATGGTGACCTTCTATCAGCTCGTCCAGCCCGCGCTGGTAAGGCTCAGTGGTGCAACGCCAAATCCTCGCCGCCAACTGCGTGCCCGGGCGCTGGAACCCATGCGCAAACGTCGCGGGCGCACCGAATTCCTGCGTGGCCAGATCGAAACCGGGGGCGACGGTGAAATCGGAGTACACCTGACCGGAGCGCAAGGTTCCGGGGTATTACGATCGATGAGCCTCGCCGACTGCTTCGTGATCCTCGACAACGACCGTGGACCGGTCGATACCGGCGAATGGGTCATGGTCGAGCCCTTTTGCGATTTCGTCTAA
- the mobA gene encoding molybdenum cofactor guanylyltransferase MobA — protein MLPLSPEERARITAVILAGGLGRRMGGQDKGLTHLAGRPMAAHVLERLIPQVGTVIVNANRNTAEYGRLGPPVLSDRLSDFQGPLAGVACALAHTHTPLLLTVPCDSPLLPVDLATRLYRALAAADAEVAVAHDGERIHPVFALLRGELRASLEAYLAAGERKIERWFDTRHCIAVDCADVVDAFLNINDADALADLEERLRRAPAEPTQRRSAP, from the coding sequence ATGCTGCCGCTCAGCCCCGAGGAACGCGCCCGCATCACCGCGGTCATCCTGGCCGGTGGCCTTGGGCGTCGCATGGGTGGGCAAGACAAGGGACTGACCCACCTCGCCGGCCGACCGATGGCGGCCCATGTCCTTGAGCGGCTCATCCCTCAGGTCGGCACCGTGATCGTCAACGCCAACCGCAATACAGCCGAATATGGACGCCTCGGCCCCCCCGTACTCAGTGATCGTCTGAGCGACTTTCAAGGCCCGCTGGCCGGCGTGGCCTGCGCCCTTGCCCACACCCACACCCCGCTGCTGCTCACCGTGCCTTGCGACAGTCCGTTGTTACCTGTTGATCTGGCCACCCGCCTCTATCGCGCCCTCGCTGCGGCCGACGCCGAGGTGGCCGTAGCCCACGATGGCGAACGTATTCACCCCGTATTCGCACTGCTGCGCGGCGAGCTGCGCGCCTCGCTGGAAGCCTATCTCGCCGCCGGCGAGCGCAAGATCGAGCGCTGGTTCGACACTCGGCACTGCATCGCAGTCGACTGTGCCGACGTCGTCGATGCCTTCCTGAACATCAACGACGCCGACGCGCTTGCCGACCTCGAAGAGCGCCTGCGACGCGCACCCGCGGAGCCTACACAACGGAGATCCGCCCCATGA
- the ribH gene encoding 6,7-dimethyl-8-ribityllumazine synthase: MSQLKVFEGDFHVDQAVFGIAVARFNGFIVERLLEGAVDALKRHGVAETDIEVVRVPGAFELPLVVQAMARRARYDAVIALGAVIRGATPHFDYVAGESAKGLAGLALQASLPVINGVLTTDTIEQAIERAGTKAGNKGWDAGMTALEMVSLLRQLND, translated from the coding sequence ATGTCACAACTCAAGGTTTTTGAAGGCGATTTCCATGTTGATCAAGCGGTTTTCGGCATTGCCGTTGCCCGCTTCAACGGCTTTATCGTGGAGCGCCTCCTCGAAGGCGCGGTCGATGCACTCAAGCGTCACGGCGTGGCCGAAACGGATATCGAGGTGGTTCGCGTGCCGGGCGCCTTCGAGCTGCCGCTGGTCGTGCAGGCCATGGCGCGACGTGCACGTTACGATGCGGTTATCGCCCTGGGTGCGGTCATCCGCGGGGCCACCCCGCACTTTGATTATGTTGCCGGCGAAAGCGCCAAGGGTTTGGCGGGACTCGCCCTGCAGGCAAGCCTGCCAGTAATCAACGGCGTGCTCACCACGGACACCATCGAACAGGCCATCGAGCGCGCGGGCACCAAGGCGGGTAACAAGGGTTGGGACGCTGGCATGACGGCGCTGGAAATGGTCAGCCTGCTGCGCCAGTTGAATGACTGA
- the nusB gene encoding transcription antitermination factor NusB — translation MTEPEAPRQSARQLSRARHAARRLAVQSLYQWQLTGDHPKDILAQFKEERPLGDADMDYFRELLLGVPEHLQAIDAAIAPYLDRPLDRVDPVERAILRLAGYEMMQRLDVPYRVVINEAVDLAKVFGAEQGHRFINGVLDKAVRQLRAVETGGIR, via the coding sequence ATGACTGAGCCCGAAGCCCCCCGCCAGAGCGCCCGCCAGCTCAGCCGCGCTCGCCATGCGGCGCGCCGGCTTGCCGTGCAGTCGCTGTATCAGTGGCAGCTCACCGGCGACCATCCCAAGGACATCCTCGCCCAGTTCAAAGAGGAGCGTCCCCTGGGTGATGCAGACATGGACTATTTCCGCGAGTTGCTGTTGGGCGTGCCGGAACATTTGCAGGCGATCGACGCGGCCATCGCGCCCTATCTCGATCGTCCGCTGGACCGTGTCGACCCGGTCGAGCGTGCCATCCTCAGGCTCGCTGGCTACGAAATGATGCAACGTCTCGACGTGCCCTATCGCGTGGTCATCAATGAGGCGGTGGATCTGGCCAAGGTTTTTGGTGCGGAGCAAGGTCACCGCTTCATCAATGGCGTGTTGGACAAAGCGGTGCGCCAGCTGCGCGCCGTCGAGACCGGCGGCATACGCTGA